The Corallococcus soli DNA window ACGCACCCCAGCTTCCAGGTGCCGCGCACGTACCTGGCGAAGGTGAAGGGCGTGCCGGACATGCCCACGGTCGAGAAGCTGCGCGGCGGCGTGCGTCTGGAAGACGGCATGGCGACGCCCGTGTACGTGGGCCTCTTCGAGAAGGCCGAGCGCAACACCTGGCTGAAGATCGTCGTGGCCGAAGGCCGGCCGCACCTCATCAAGCGCCTGTGCGCGGCGGTGGGCCACCCGGTGGTGCGCCTGTTCCGTCCCGCCTACGCGGGCATCGGCGTGGAGGGCCTGCGTCCCGGCCAGCTGCGGCAGCTGAAGGTCTCGGAGGTGATGCAGCTCCAGGAGGTCGCGGATGGTCGCGCGCAGCCCGCGGAAGCGGAGATGAAGCTGCCGCCGCGTCGCCACGGTCGTGCCGCGCCGGGCTTCGACGGGCCGGATGACGACGACGTCGAGCTGTCCATGGACGACGAGCTGCCGCCGCCTCCGCGCAAGTCCGCGGGCAAGGCGGAGCGCGCGGAGAAGAAGGCCCCCACGGGCCCGAAGACCCGCGAGGCCCGTCCGGAGCGCAAGGAGTGGAAGGGCGTGCAGGACGGTGGCACGCGTCCGCCGAAGTTCGCCGTGCGCGGGGCGACGCTGCCCGCGGAGGACGAGGAGATCGAGGACGGCTTCGATGACTCCGATGTTCCGACGTTCGACGACGAAGGCGAGGCGGTGGCGGCGCCGAAGGCCGCGGCGAGCCGTGGCGCGGGTCGCGCGTCCGAAGGCAGGTCCGAGCGTGCGCCTCGCGGTGCCGGGGCAGGGCGCTCCGGTGGCGACGAGGGCGGTGCTCCTCGCGGCGGCGCGCGGTTCGGCAAGCCGGCGGGCGCGGGTCGTGGCGGTGACGAAGGCGCGCCTCGCGGCCGCTTCGGCAAGCCGGAAGGTGAGCGTGCTCCCCGGGCCGGTGGTTTTGGCAAGCCGGCCGGTGGCGCTCGGTTCGGCAAGCCCGCCGGTGATCGCGCGCCTCGCGCGGGTGGCTTCGGCAAGCCTGCCGGTGGCAGCCGCTTCGGTGGTGACGAGGGCGCTCCTCGCGGGCGTTTCGCGAAGTCGGACGGTGACCGGGCGCCTCGGTCTGGTGGCTTCGGGAAGCCGGCCGGCGCGGGTCGTGGCGGCGACGAGGAAGCTCCTCGGGGCCGCTTCAGCAAGTCCGAGGGTGATCGCGCGCCTCGCGCGGGTGGCTTCGGCAAGCCCGCCGGTGATCGCGCGCCTCGCGCGGGCGGCTTCGGCAAGCCCGCCGGTGGCAGCCGCTTCGGTGGCGATGAGGGCCGTGCGCCTCGCGCGGGCGGCTTCGACAAGCCCGCCGGTGGCAGCCGCTTCGGTGGCGACGAGGGCCGTGCGCCTCGCGCGGGTGGCTTTGGCAAGCCCGCCGGTGGCGCTCGGTTCGGCAAGCCCGCCGGTGATCGCGCGCCTCGCGCGGGTGGCTTCGGCAAGCCCGCCGGTGGCAGCCGCTTCGGTGGCGATGAGGGCCGTGCGCCTCGCGCGGGCGGCTTCGGCAAGCCCGCCGGTGGCAGCCGCTTCGGTGGCGACGAGGGCCGCGCGCCTCGCGCGGGTGGCTTCGGCAAGCCCGCCGGTGGTGCTCGGTTCGGCAAGCCCGCTGGTGGCAGCCGCTTCGGTGGCGACGAGGGCCGCGCGCCTCGCGCGGGTGGCTTCGGCAAGCCCGCCGGTGGTGCTCGGTTCGGCAAGCCCGCCGGTGATCGCGCGCCTCGCGCGGGCGGCTTCGGCAAGCCGGCGGGCCGGTTCAGCCGTGACGAGGGCAGCGCGCCTCGCGGCGGCGCTCGCTTCGGCAAGCCGGCCGGTGGCAGCCGCTTCAGTCGTGACGAGGGCGGTGCTCCTCGCGGCGGTGCTCGCTTCGGCAAGCCGGCCGGTGGTGCCCGGTTCGGCAAGCCCGCTGGGGCGGGTGGCGCATCGCGCGGCGAAGGCCGTCCGGAGCGCCGCGAGTGGAAGCCCCGTGGCGAGGACTCCGGCAGCCGGGGTCCGCCGCGCACGAGCCGTGGTGGCGTGGGCCGTACCTCCAGCGCGAGCCGTGGTGGCGTGGGCCGTACCTCCAGCGCGAGCCGCCCTGGCGACTCCGCCCGGCCCACTGGCGAGCGCATCGTGCGCGCCGGCATCCGCAAGGGACCGCCGGGCGAAGGGGGCAGCGCCAGCAAGGGCCCCCGCCGTCCTCCTCGCTAGGACACCCTTCCTCCCGGGTCGTGCCGTCGGTGGGCGGCCCGGGGGGGCGTTGATATAACCGCCGCCTACCTCCACCGTCCGCCTCTTCGGGAGAACGATGCGACCCAGCGTGCGCCCCCTCTTCCTCG harbors:
- a CDS encoding pseudouridine synthase gives rise to the protein MAAERLQKYLARAGVASRRHAEELITSGRVGVNNETVTELGSRVTPGEDLVTVDGKLVTPPEESSYYLLYKPIGVVTTLSDPQGRPTVANYVEETGKRLFPVGRLDYDAEGALLFTDDGALAHKLTHPSFQVPRTYLAKVKGVPDMPTVEKLRGGVRLEDGMATPVYVGLFEKAERNTWLKIVVAEGRPHLIKRLCAAVGHPVVRLFRPAYAGIGVEGLRPGQLRQLKVSEVMQLQEVADGRAQPAEAEMKLPPRRHGRAAPGFDGPDDDDVELSMDDELPPPPRKSAGKAERAEKKAPTGPKTREARPERKEWKGVQDGGTRPPKFAVRGATLPAEDEEIEDGFDDSDVPTFDDEGEAVAAPKAAASRGAGRASEGRSERAPRGAGAGRSGGDEGGAPRGGARFGKPAGAGRGGDEGAPRGRFGKPEGERAPRAGGFGKPAGGARFGKPAGDRAPRAGGFGKPAGGSRFGGDEGAPRGRFAKSDGDRAPRSGGFGKPAGAGRGGDEEAPRGRFSKSEGDRAPRAGGFGKPAGDRAPRAGGFGKPAGGSRFGGDEGRAPRAGGFDKPAGGSRFGGDEGRAPRAGGFGKPAGGARFGKPAGDRAPRAGGFGKPAGGSRFGGDEGRAPRAGGFGKPAGGSRFGGDEGRAPRAGGFGKPAGGARFGKPAGGSRFGGDEGRAPRAGGFGKPAGGARFGKPAGDRAPRAGGFGKPAGRFSRDEGSAPRGGARFGKPAGGSRFSRDEGGAPRGGARFGKPAGGARFGKPAGAGGASRGEGRPERREWKPRGEDSGSRGPPRTSRGGVGRTSSASRGGVGRTSSASRPGDSARPTGERIVRAGIRKGPPGEGGSASKGPRRPPR